A portion of the Pseudomonas protegens CHA0 genome contains these proteins:
- a CDS encoding nucleotide pyrophosphohydrolase: MDTAVDSPAPLLNTTRLAEALQRFADDRDWQQFHSPKNLLLALTGETGELCEIFQWMSEADAKDAAMRPETAQAVKDELADVLMYLVRLSTVLGVDLNEAVTNKLALNGQKYPVDKAKSTSKKYDQL, encoded by the coding sequence GTGGACACCGCTGTTGACTCCCCTGCCCCACTGCTCAACACCACCCGTCTTGCAGAAGCGCTGCAGCGCTTCGCAGACGATCGCGACTGGCAGCAATTCCACTCCCCCAAAAACCTGCTCCTAGCTCTAACCGGTGAAACCGGTGAGCTCTGCGAAATTTTCCAGTGGATGAGCGAAGCCGACGCCAAGGATGCAGCCATGCGTCCAGAAACCGCTCAAGCCGTGAAAGATGAATTGGCCGACGTACTCATGTACCTCGTGCGATTAAGCACGGTGCTGGGCGTCGATCTAAACGAGGCGGTGACAAACAAACTCGCGTTGAACGGCCAGAAGTACCCCGTCGACAAAGCCAAAAGCACCAGCAAGAAGTACGACCAACTCTGA
- a CDS encoding DUF2075 domain-containing protein — MIVYSATKQQFLDVCDNNDIEEVILKHFKEATGKKVAASEIRSWQGSLTYMAKVLRDKDLPEDAGVAIELHIPQSMKRIDFLLTGHDQHQGKNAVLVELKQWSKASATSKDAIVKTALGGSHVETIHPSYQVWSYATLLEGFNEAVYDQGIKVHPCAYLHNYVSDGVINSAHYDAYTSKAPLFLKGPDELTKLRSFLKQHIYYGDNQDVLYELSSGKSRPSKALAEALTGLMEGKPEFVLIDDQKTVFESVLAAVAEASADAPKVLIIEGGPGTGKTVVAINLLVRLTALRLMSRYVSKNAAPRAVYEKKLVGTVKPTKFSSLFSGSGAYTDIKPDFYDALIIDEAHRLNEKSGFYGNEGENQIKELIGSAKCSVFFIDEDQRVTLKDIGSKQAIREFAEARGATVEEYTLSSQFRCSGSDGYLAWLDDVLGIRKTANPILDASEYEFKVFDSPQAMHEAIEQKNHGNKARVVAGYCWPWSSKKDPKAKDIEIGEHYARQWNLDQDGSLWIIADKSVDQVGCIHTCQGLEVDYIGVIIGPDLIVRDGKVVTSPKARDKYDKTIRGWKRLMKEQPDFAQQETDLIIKNTYRTLMTRGMKGCYLYCTDPETAQYFANRLAEGESAL; from the coding sequence GTGATCGTTTACTCGGCGACCAAACAACAATTCCTCGACGTTTGCGACAACAACGATATTGAAGAGGTGATCCTCAAGCACTTCAAAGAGGCCACTGGCAAGAAAGTGGCGGCTTCAGAGATCCGATCTTGGCAGGGATCGCTCACTTACATGGCCAAGGTCCTAAGAGACAAGGACCTGCCGGAGGATGCCGGAGTAGCCATTGAGCTACATATTCCGCAATCCATGAAACGTATCGATTTCTTGCTGACAGGCCACGACCAGCACCAGGGTAAAAATGCCGTGTTGGTGGAACTGAAGCAATGGAGCAAAGCCAGCGCCACCAGTAAAGATGCGATCGTAAAAACCGCGCTGGGTGGCAGTCATGTTGAAACCATTCATCCTTCCTATCAGGTGTGGTCTTACGCCACTTTGCTGGAAGGCTTCAATGAAGCCGTCTATGACCAAGGCATCAAAGTACACCCATGCGCTTACCTGCATAACTATGTCAGCGATGGTGTTATCAACTCGGCTCACTACGACGCCTATACCAGCAAGGCACCTTTGTTCCTAAAAGGTCCTGACGAGTTGACGAAACTGAGAAGTTTCCTCAAACAGCACATCTATTACGGCGACAACCAAGACGTTCTTTACGAGCTTTCTAGCGGTAAGAGCCGCCCCTCCAAAGCTTTGGCTGAAGCTCTAACTGGGCTAATGGAAGGCAAGCCTGAGTTCGTTCTGATTGATGATCAAAAGACCGTCTTCGAGTCAGTACTTGCGGCGGTCGCAGAGGCCTCTGCCGATGCTCCGAAGGTGCTGATCATTGAGGGTGGCCCTGGTACCGGAAAGACAGTAGTAGCCATCAACCTGTTGGTCAGGCTCACGGCCTTACGCCTGATGAGCAGGTATGTCTCAAAAAATGCCGCCCCACGTGCCGTGTACGAGAAGAAACTGGTCGGCACTGTCAAGCCCACCAAGTTCTCCAGTCTGTTCTCCGGCTCGGGGGCCTATACCGATATCAAGCCTGACTTTTACGACGCGCTGATCATTGATGAAGCCCACAGGCTGAATGAGAAAAGCGGCTTTTATGGCAACGAGGGTGAAAACCAGATCAAAGAACTAATTGGGTCCGCTAAATGCTCAGTGTTCTTTATCGACGAGGATCAACGCGTAACCCTTAAGGATATTGGCAGCAAACAAGCAATCCGAGAGTTTGCTGAGGCCCGAGGGGCAACGGTGGAGGAATACACCTTGTCTTCCCAGTTCCGTTGCAGTGGCTCCGATGGTTACTTGGCATGGCTAGATGACGTGCTGGGCATTCGCAAAACCGCGAACCCAATACTCGATGCCAGTGAGTACGAGTTCAAAGTGTTCGACTCGCCACAAGCAATGCATGAGGCAATCGAACAAAAGAACCACGGAAACAAGGCGCGTGTCGTCGCAGGTTACTGCTGGCCATGGAGCAGCAAGAAAGACCCTAAAGCCAAAGACATTGAAATCGGTGAACACTACGCCCGCCAATGGAACCTGGATCAAGACGGCAGTCTGTGGATCATCGCGGATAAATCCGTGGATCAGGTCGGCTGTATTCACACCTGCCAAGGATTAGAGGTGGATTATATCGGTGTGATCATCGGGCCAGATTTGATCGTGCGCGATGGAAAAGTAGTGACATCCCCCAAAGCGCGAGACAAATACGACAAGACGATTCGTGGTTGGAAAAGGCTGATGAAGGAACAACCCGACTTCGCACAGCAAGAGACTGATCTCATCATCAAGAACACCTACCGGACCTTGATGACCCGAGGAATGAAGGGCTGCTACTTGTACTGTACCGACCCAGAGACGGCGCAATATTTTGCCAACCGACTGGCAGAAGGCGAGTCAGCTTTGTAG
- a CDS encoding DUF6124 family protein, which produces MKKLVPDPPLSLPGQFRIPEHDIDTQRIRLALAAHSAETSILNNLKDTVSTSVGHQSMFSVRPGINAEEALVHVSLLLDCAVQVSDEITERASGVERGLIWSMIHSVEMARAVVDSLLDANKPAQPR; this is translated from the coding sequence ATGAAAAAGCTCGTTCCCGATCCCCCCCTGTCCTTACCTGGACAATTCAGAATCCCCGAACACGATATCGACACCCAGCGCATTCGCTTGGCCTTGGCGGCGCATAGCGCTGAAACCTCGATCCTCAACAACCTGAAAGACACCGTGTCTACGTCCGTAGGTCATCAATCCATGTTTAGTGTCCGCCCCGGCATCAATGCCGAAGAAGCGTTGGTGCATGTGTCGTTGCTGCTGGACTGTGCGGTACAGGTCAGCGATGAAATTACCGAGCGCGCCAGCGGTGTGGAGCGTGGGTTGATTTGGTCGATGATCCATTCGGTGGAGATGGCTAGAGCGGTGGTGGATTCGTTGCTAGATGCCAATAAACCAGCGCAGCCTCGGTAA
- a CDS encoding HNH endonuclease produces the protein MTSAPISNQSNPAWSRDELVLALNLYLLHRNGLPGVNHPDVLALSQSLNLIGNATGVSKNQSFRNANGVCMKLNNFRRWDPSYTNNGRTGLAKGNKDEQLVWLEFANDPERLAEVVAAINANVQTIPASPIDLSAADDPGFFEAEEGKVLTRVHRVRERDKKIVKRKKEEALKQHGALQCEACGFNFSQTYGADVEGVIDVHHTKPLHTLQPGDKTKLADLALLCANCHRVVHSQRKWLSVAEVKERYQANLKQT, from the coding sequence ATGACCTCTGCACCTATCAGCAATCAATCCAACCCTGCTTGGAGCCGCGACGAGCTCGTTCTTGCCCTGAACTTGTACCTCCTTCACCGCAACGGTTTACCCGGTGTGAATCATCCGGATGTTTTGGCGTTATCGCAGTCTCTTAATCTCATCGGCAATGCCACCGGGGTGAGCAAGAATCAGAGCTTTCGCAATGCCAACGGTGTGTGCATGAAGCTCAACAACTTCCGGCGTTGGGACCCGAGCTACACCAACAATGGGCGTACGGGGCTTGCAAAAGGCAATAAGGATGAGCAGTTGGTGTGGCTGGAATTTGCCAATGACCCGGAGCGTCTTGCTGAGGTTGTGGCGGCGATCAATGCCAACGTTCAGACGATTCCAGCTAGCCCTATCGATTTAAGTGCAGCGGATGACCCGGGCTTCTTCGAAGCAGAGGAAGGCAAAGTGCTCACTCGGGTGCATCGGGTACGGGAAAGAGACAAGAAAATCGTTAAGCGCAAAAAGGAAGAGGCACTGAAGCAGCATGGGGCACTGCAGTGTGAGGCGTGTGGTTTTAACTTCAGCCAAACCTATGGTGCAGATGTGGAGGGGGTGATTGACGTCCACCACACTAAACCTCTGCACACGCTCCAGCCGGGTGACAAAACTAAGCTCGCTGATTTGGCGTTGTTGTGTGCCAATTGCCATCGGGTGGTGCATTCGCAACGTAAGTGGCTGAGTGTGGCTGAAGTGAAAGAGCGGTATCAGGCCAATCTGAAGCAGACGTAA
- a CDS encoding SDR family NAD(P)-dependent oxidoreductase gives MNPNPTIDNVLRVALVTGSTSGIGAAIARVLSQAGYAVVLHSRNSADTGRAMAAEMQQAIYVQADLAVEADRVRLINEAIAAWGQLDVLVNNAGISKVIPHGDLASANSTVWHELNEVNVVAPFHLVTLAESALRDAARYRRAGCVVNISSHAGIRPKGASIPYAVSKAALNHMTRLLALSLGPDIRVNAVAPGLVDTPMTAEWTGAQELWRTRAPMRRAASPDDIAKAVVMLVESDYLTGEILLSDGGLNLT, from the coding sequence ATGAACCCCAATCCGACAATCGATAACGTATTACGCGTCGCCTTGGTTACAGGATCCACTTCCGGTATCGGCGCAGCCATTGCACGTGTACTAAGCCAGGCAGGCTATGCGGTGGTGCTCCATTCGCGAAACTCTGCGGATACGGGACGCGCTATGGCTGCCGAAATGCAGCAGGCGATTTACGTGCAGGCTGATCTTGCTGTCGAAGCTGACAGGGTCAGGCTTATTAACGAGGCGATCGCCGCGTGGGGGCAGCTCGACGTATTGGTCAATAACGCCGGTATTAGCAAAGTGATTCCCCACGGCGACCTTGCCTCGGCCAACTCGACGGTGTGGCACGAACTTAACGAGGTGAATGTCGTGGCGCCGTTCCACCTCGTCACTTTGGCCGAGTCGGCATTGCGCGATGCCGCCCGTTACCGTCGAGCAGGTTGCGTCGTAAATATCAGTTCCCATGCCGGTATTCGTCCTAAAGGTGCATCGATTCCCTATGCGGTCAGTAAAGCCGCGCTTAATCACATGACCCGCTTGCTCGCGTTATCCCTGGGGCCAGATATTCGCGTAAACGCTGTGGCGCCTGGCTTGGTCGACACGCCTATGACCGCAGAGTGGACGGGTGCCCAAGAGCTATGGCGAACTCGCGCCCCTATGCGCAGGGCCGCTAGCCCAGACGACATCGCAAAAGCTGTTGTAATGCTGGTCGAGTCGGACTACTTGACCGGCGAGATACTCCTCTCAGACGGCGGGTTGAATCTGACCTAG
- a CDS encoding HNH endonuclease produces the protein MLTRVHRVRERDKRIVKRKKEEALKQHGALQCEACGFNFSQTYGADVEGVIDVHHTKPLHTLQPGDKTKLADLALLCANCHRVVHSQRKWLSVAEVKERYQANLKQT, from the coding sequence GTGCTCACCCGGGTGCATCGGGTACGGGAAAGAGACAAGAGAATCGTTAAGCGCAAAAAGGAAGAGGCGCTGAAGCAACATGGAGCGCTGCAGTGTGAGGCGTGTGGTTTTAACTTCAGCCAAACCTATGGTGCAGATGTGGAGGGGGTGATTGACGTCCACCACACTAAACCTCTGCACACGCTGCAGCCGGGTGACAAAACTAAGCTCGCCGATTTGGCGTTGTTGTGTGCCAATTGCCATCGGGTGGTGCATTCGCAACGCAAGTGGCTGAGCGTGGCTGAAGTGAAGGAGCGGTATCAGGCCAATCTGAAGCAGACGTAA
- a CDS encoding LTA synthase family protein, with amino-acid sequence MGGLQSRRLRYGVGAIGLVFGLLALLRLLFAVGFSGVDLSAADQREAILQTLGIGLRFDLRLTLLLLLPLALLAWLPRWNLLRLPTLRWLARAYLLLVLGGVGLLYIIDFGHYAYLGVRINATVLRYLDDAQISRQMLWESYPVLWIVLAWGSALALCCYALLRLERRTLDRPAQPLGRWSLASVSVLGIAAVFLGLLGRVENLNLENPVPLRWSDAYFSGNSQIAALGLNPVLFFYDTLKAGEAQYDEAQVRQHYPALARYLGVDHPDPQRLSFTRQQGVQPYRIDRPRPPNVIFVMLESLGTSAVGAYGNPLNPTPNLDRLARQSWFFKHFYVPVTGTAKTVWASITGVPDVTRQETATRQPLITRQHSLINAFSDYHKLYLIGGNAGWANINGLIRQSIDNVRLYDESHWQSPQVDVWGISDLDLFKESDRLLRAIPQDQPFFAYLQTSGNHRPFTIPKDNDGFQAQDLPLEQVQAAGSRSLAQYNAVRLLDFNIGRLMEIAKAGGYYDNTIFVFFGDHNTRISQIPHMAPAFEQLGLESNNVPLLIHAPGMLQPRVIEAAVGLADLLPTVAGMAGMPFTNGAMGRDIQQPAPEGERVVPLVLREGTFPVIGGVTKDFLLQMQHDGSGATLHDLASSTPREDGAQEHPQEFERLLELTRGMHEGARLMLYRNVR; translated from the coding sequence ATGGGCGGGTTGCAATCACGCCGCCTGCGCTACGGCGTGGGCGCAATTGGGCTGGTATTCGGCTTGCTGGCACTGCTGCGGCTGCTGTTCGCCGTGGGGTTTTCCGGAGTGGACCTGAGTGCCGCCGACCAGCGCGAGGCCATTCTGCAGACCCTCGGCATCGGTCTGCGCTTCGACCTGCGCCTGACCCTGCTGCTACTGCTGCCCCTGGCCCTGCTGGCCTGGCTGCCGCGCTGGAACCTGCTGCGGCTGCCAACTTTGCGCTGGCTGGCCCGGGCCTACCTGCTGCTTGTACTGGGCGGGGTAGGGCTGCTGTACATCATCGACTTCGGCCACTACGCCTACCTCGGCGTGCGCATCAACGCCACCGTGCTGCGCTACCTGGACGACGCACAGATCTCCCGGCAAATGCTCTGGGAAAGCTACCCGGTGCTGTGGATCGTCCTCGCCTGGGGCAGCGCCCTGGCCCTGTGCTGCTACGCCTTGCTGCGCCTGGAACGCCGGACCCTCGACCGCCCGGCGCAACCCCTGGGCCGCTGGTCCCTGGCCAGCGTCAGCGTCCTGGGCATCGCCGCCGTGTTCCTCGGCCTGCTGGGCCGGGTAGAAAACCTCAACCTGGAAAACCCCGTCCCCCTGCGCTGGAGCGACGCCTACTTCTCCGGCAACAGCCAGATCGCCGCCCTGGGCCTGAACCCCGTGCTGTTCTTCTACGACACCCTCAAGGCCGGCGAGGCCCAGTACGACGAAGCCCAGGTGCGCCAACATTACCCGGCCCTGGCCCGCTACCTCGGCGTCGACCACCCGGACCCGCAGCGCCTGAGCTTCACCCGCCAACAAGGCGTGCAGCCGTACCGCATCGACCGCCCACGGCCGCCCAACGTCATCTTCGTCATGCTCGAATCCCTCGGCACCAGCGCCGTGGGCGCCTACGGCAACCCGCTCAACCCCACCCCCAACCTCGACCGCCTGGCCCGCCAGAGCTGGTTCTTCAAACACTTCTACGTCCCGGTCACCGGCACCGCCAAAACCGTTTGGGCCAGCATCACCGGCGTGCCCGACGTCACCCGCCAAGAGACCGCCACCCGCCAGCCCCTGATCACCCGCCAACACAGCCTGATCAACGCCTTCAGCGACTACCACAAGCTCTACCTGATCGGCGGCAACGCCGGCTGGGCCAACATCAACGGCCTGATCCGCCAGAGCATCGACAACGTGCGCCTGTACGACGAAAGCCACTGGCAATCGCCCCAGGTGGACGTCTGGGGCATCTCCGACCTTGACCTGTTCAAGGAAAGCGACCGCCTGCTGCGCGCCATCCCCCAGGACCAGCCGTTCTTCGCCTACCTGCAAACTTCCGGCAACCACCGCCCGTTCACCATCCCCAAGGACAACGACGGCTTCCAAGCCCAGGACCTGCCCCTGGAACAAGTCCAGGCCGCGGGTTCCCGCAGCCTGGCGCAATACAACGCCGTGCGCCTGCTGGACTTCAACATCGGCCGCCTAATGGAGATCGCCAAAGCGGGCGGCTACTACGACAACACGATTTTCGTGTTCTTCGGCGACCACAACACCCGCATCAGCCAGATCCCCCACATGGCCCCCGCCTTTGAACAGCTAGGGCTGGAAAGCAACAACGTACCGCTGCTGATCCATGCCCCGGGGATGTTGCAGCCCAGAGTGATCGAAGCAGCCGTCGGCCTCGCCGACCTGCTACCCACCGTAGCCGGCATGGCCGGGATGCCCTTCACCAATGGCGCCATGGGGCGGGATATTCAACAGCCTGCACCGGAAGGGGAGCGGGTGGTGCCGTTGGTGTTGAGGGAAGGAACCTTCCCGGTGATTGGCGGTGTGACCAAGGATTTTTTGTTGCAGATGCAACACGACGGCAGTGGTGCGACCTTGCATGATTTAGCGTCGAGCACCCCGCGTGAGGATGGGGCGCAGGAGCATCCGCAGGAGTTTGAGAGGTTGCTGGAGTTGACGCGGGGGATGCATGAGGGGGCGCGGTTGATGCTTTATCGGAATGTGCGGTGA
- a CDS encoding sialidase family protein — translation MRALSFRLIFLCGSLLLAVVFIAAWRSHPPHQLAPFAQAAVGSDAAKANSTPQYNSRFVSSDLDDFVHSSSVTALPGGDLMAVWFAGSREGAADVQVRSARFDAQSGEWGAEQVLATRESTRDGTGRYIRKLGNPVIALGPDQRLWMFYVSVSVGGWATSAINLMVSDDLGRSWSAPRQLITSPFFNISTLVRAAPVFHADGAIGLPVYHEFMGKFAEYLYLSADGAVIDKFRISRGKHSLQPTIVPLDERRAVAMLRYAGDTHHKVLASRTEDAGQTWSEPYPLQPSNPNSSLAAVGTDDQGLLVALNDLQDGRFKLSLYGTDAGLSQWRPLVELDQSPDPLGQPFSHEAYKDIIGEGFRASSGARRLPLEQRFLSNLDYRVCKPQGCDFEYEYPYFSRGADGLYHLVYSWNNTFIKHVSFNAAWLAERL, via the coding sequence ATGCGTGCGCTGTCCTTTCGCCTGATCTTCCTCTGCGGCAGCCTGCTGTTGGCCGTCGTCTTTATCGCCGCCTGGCGCAGCCATCCGCCTCACCAACTGGCGCCGTTCGCCCAGGCCGCCGTCGGCAGCGATGCGGCTAAAGCCAACAGCACGCCGCAATACAACAGCCGCTTCGTCTCTTCGGACCTGGATGACTTCGTGCATTCCTCCTCGGTGACCGCCTTGCCCGGCGGCGACCTGATGGCCGTGTGGTTCGCCGGCTCCCGGGAAGGCGCCGCCGACGTCCAGGTGCGCAGCGCACGCTTTGACGCCCAGAGCGGCGAGTGGGGCGCCGAGCAAGTACTGGCCACCCGCGAATCGACCCGTGACGGCACCGGGCGCTATATCCGCAAGCTCGGCAACCCGGTGATCGCCCTGGGCCCGGACCAGCGCCTGTGGATGTTCTACGTCTCGGTGTCGGTGGGCGGCTGGGCCACCAGCGCCATCAACCTGATGGTTTCCGATGACCTGGGGCGCAGTTGGTCGGCGCCGCGGCAACTGATTACCTCGCCGTTCTTCAACATCAGCACCCTGGTGCGCGCCGCGCCGGTGTTCCATGCCGACGGCGCGATCGGCCTGCCGGTGTACCACGAGTTCATGGGCAAGTTCGCCGAGTACCTGTACCTGAGCGCCGACGGCGCGGTGATCGACAAATTCCGCATCAGCCGTGGCAAGCACTCCCTGCAACCGACCATCGTGCCCCTGGACGAACGCCGCGCCGTGGCCATGCTGCGCTACGCCGGCGACACCCACCACAAGGTCCTGGCCAGCCGCACCGAAGACGCCGGGCAGACCTGGAGCGAGCCCTATCCGCTGCAACCGTCCAACCCCAACTCATCGCTGGCGGCGGTGGGCACCGACGACCAGGGCCTGCTGGTGGCCCTCAACGACCTGCAGGACGGACGCTTCAAACTCAGCCTGTACGGCACCGATGCCGGCCTCAGCCAATGGCGGCCCCTGGTGGAACTGGACCAGTCCCCCGATCCCCTGGGCCAGCCGTTTTCCCACGAGGCCTACAAGGACATCATCGGCGAAGGCTTTCGTGCCTCCAGCGGCGCCCGGCGTCTGCCCCTGGAACAGCGCTTCCTGAGCAACCTCGACTACCGGGTGTGCAAGCCCCAGGGCTGCGACTTCGAGTACGAATACCCCTACTTCAGCCGCGGGGCGGACGGCCTGTACCACCTGGTCTATTCCTGGAACAACACCTTTATCAAGCACGTCAGCTTCAACGCGGCGTGGCTGGCGGAGCGCTTGTGA
- a CDS encoding cytochrome b/b6 domain-containing protein, with product MPHASLRLWDPLVRLFHLSIAGVFIGNYFFNEAGDDWHVWLGYYAMAWLLLRTVWGFVGPPSARWSDFWPTRARLARHLRSLLAGRPEHRLGHSPLGALVMLLMLLALLLIGISGFLMQEVDALWGADWPLQVHETSADVLLGLVLLHLCAAIFESLQVRDNLPLSMLTGRRRPLPGSDKR from the coding sequence ATGCCGCACGCTTCCCTGCGGCTGTGGGACCCGCTGGTGCGACTGTTTCACCTGTCCATCGCCGGGGTCTTTATCGGCAACTACTTCTTCAATGAAGCCGGTGACGACTGGCACGTCTGGCTCGGCTACTACGCCATGGCCTGGCTGCTGTTGCGCACAGTCTGGGGATTTGTCGGGCCGCCCAGTGCGCGCTGGTCCGACTTCTGGCCGACCCGGGCCCGGCTGGCGCGGCACCTGCGCTCGTTGCTGGCCGGGCGTCCCGAGCATCGCCTGGGGCATTCGCCCCTCGGGGCTTTGGTGATGTTGCTGATGCTGCTGGCCCTGTTGCTGATCGGCATCAGCGGTTTCCTGATGCAAGAGGTCGATGCCCTGTGGGGCGCCGACTGGCCGCTGCAAGTGCATGAGACCAGCGCCGATGTGCTGCTGGGGCTGGTGCTGCTGCACCTGTGCGCGGCGATTTTTGAAAGCCTGCAGGTGCGCGACAATCTGCCGTTGTCGATGCTCACCGGCCGCCGCCGGCCCTTGCCGGGCAGTGATAAGCGCTAA
- a CDS encoding PepSY domain-containing protein encodes MRKILLLSLVLASPLALAGPQCTTAERSQWQDQKAFQEQLKAQGYQISKFKVTDGNCYEIYGFDKDKRKVEIYHDPVTGKAVKTEIKG; translated from the coding sequence ATGCGCAAGATCCTCCTGCTGTCCCTGGTTCTCGCCAGCCCCCTGGCCCTCGCCGGCCCGCAATGCACCACCGCCGAACGCTCGCAATGGCAGGATCAGAAGGCCTTTCAGGAACAGCTCAAGGCCCAGGGCTACCAGATCAGCAAGTTCAAGGTCACCGACGGCAACTGCTACGAGATCTACGGCTTCGACAAGGACAAGCGCAAGGTCGAGATCTACCACGACCCGGTCACCGGCAAGGCGGTGAAGACCGAGATCAAAGGCTGA
- a CDS encoding response regulator: MRLLLVEDDRALGQGIRVALSAEGYTLDWLQDGASALHALRTESFDLLLLDLGLPRLDGLELLQQLRAAQQDLPVLILTARDGTAERIAGLDAGADDYLVKPFDVEEFKARVRALLRRSQGRAQPLLEHAGIRLDPANQQVQYHDAEVVLTPMEYQLLHQLMVRPGKVVTRERLSRALYGWQDRVESNTLEVLIHNLRKKLCSELIRTVRGVGYVLALKP, from the coding sequence ATGCGCCTGCTGCTTGTCGAAGATGATCGTGCCCTCGGCCAGGGCATCCGCGTGGCCCTGAGCGCCGAAGGCTACACCCTGGACTGGCTGCAGGACGGTGCCAGCGCCCTGCACGCCCTGCGCACCGAAAGCTTCGACCTGTTGCTGTTGGACCTGGGCCTGCCGCGGCTCGACGGCCTGGAGTTGTTGCAGCAATTGCGCGCCGCCCAGCAGGACCTGCCAGTGCTGATCCTCACCGCCCGCGACGGCACCGCCGAACGCATCGCCGGGCTGGATGCCGGGGCCGACGACTACCTGGTCAAGCCCTTCGATGTCGAGGAATTCAAGGCCCGGGTCCGCGCCCTGCTGCGCCGCAGCCAGGGTCGTGCCCAGCCGCTGCTGGAACACGCCGGTATCCGCCTCGACCCGGCCAACCAGCAGGTGCAGTACCACGACGCCGAGGTGGTGCTGACGCCCATGGAATACCAGTTGCTGCACCAGCTGATGGTGCGCCCGGGCAAGGTGGTGACCCGCGAGCGCCTGTCCCGGGCGCTGTACGGCTGGCAGGACCGGGTCGAGAGCAACACCCTGGAAGTGCTGATCCATAACCTGCGCAAGAAGCTCTGCAGCGAGCTGATCCGCACTGTGCGCGGCGTCGGTTACGTGCTGGCGCTCAAGCCATGA
- a CDS encoding ATP-binding protein has protein sequence MNSVRTRILLPVLVLVLLGDLLISWLVLRDSHHEIEEVYDAQLAQSARLLQGVLRQRDPAQKPDAADWERLHQAFDQAMSRVGVAGAAHPYETRLTFQVWRDDGQLLMRSAEAPLLEAPPTTLGAHDILENGKDWCAFLLADPQQGLLIWVGERDDIRQDLIQRIVRHTLWPTLIGVPLLALLIWLTIGWGLAPLRAMARAIRGRSSDTLQPLGLKPLPQDLEPMQTALNQLLAQIDSLLERERRFIADAAHELRTPLAILRIHAQNAQSAGNPEQRREALDFLVSGVDRATRIGSQLLTMARIEPQLNSPRLSRIDLSALVREELAELTPLALEKDVELVLEGDEGCLIATDPVALAIALQNLVTNALNFAPAGSEVRVGLRPQADGAMHLCVEDAGPGIDEQQRERLLERFYSQGNANGAGLGLAIVQMIVSKIGGRLELRNRPEGGLCALLLLGPAL, from the coding sequence ATGAACTCGGTGCGCACGCGGATTCTGCTACCGGTCCTGGTCCTGGTGCTGCTGGGGGATTTGCTGATCAGCTGGCTGGTGCTGCGCGACAGCCACCACGAAATCGAAGAGGTCTACGACGCCCAGCTGGCCCAGAGCGCGCGCCTGCTGCAAGGGGTGCTGCGCCAGCGCGACCCGGCTCAAAAGCCGGACGCGGCGGACTGGGAGCGCCTGCACCAGGCCTTCGACCAGGCCATGAGCCGGGTCGGCGTGGCAGGCGCGGCCCACCCTTATGAAACCCGCCTGACCTTCCAGGTCTGGCGCGACGATGGCCAGTTGCTGATGCGCTCCGCCGAGGCCCCGCTGCTGGAGGCGCCGCCCACCACCCTGGGGGCCCACGACATCCTGGAAAACGGCAAGGACTGGTGCGCCTTCCTGCTGGCCGACCCACAGCAGGGCTTGCTGATCTGGGTTGGCGAGCGCGATGACATCCGCCAGGACCTGATCCAGCGCATCGTGCGCCATACCCTGTGGCCGACCCTGATCGGCGTGCCGCTGCTGGCGTTGCTGATCTGGCTGACCATCGGCTGGGGCCTGGCGCCGCTGCGGGCCATGGCCCGGGCCATTCGCGGACGCAGCAGCGACACCTTGCAGCCGCTCGGGCTCAAGCCCCTGCCCCAGGACCTGGAGCCAATGCAGACCGCCCTCAACCAGTTGTTGGCCCAGATAGACAGCCTGCTGGAGCGCGAGCGGCGCTTTATCGCCGACGCTGCCCATGAACTGCGCACGCCCCTGGCGATCCTGCGGATTCATGCGCAGAACGCCCAGAGTGCCGGCAACCCGGAGCAGCGCCGGGAAGCCCTGGATTTTCTGGTGAGCGGCGTCGACCGCGCCACCCGCATCGGCAGCCAGTTGCTGACCATGGCCCGCATCGAACCGCAGCTGAACAGCCCGCGTCTGAGCCGCATCGACCTCAGCGCCCTGGTGCGCGAAGAGCTGGCGGAACTGACGCCCCTGGCCCTGGAGAAAGACGTCGAACTGGTGCTGGAAGGCGACGAAGGCTGCCTGATCGCTACCGACCCGGTGGCCCTGGCCATCGCCCTGCAGAACCTGGTGACCAACGCCCTGAACTTTGCCCCAGCGGGCAGCGAGGTACGGGTCGGCCTGCGGCCCCAGGCGGACGGCGCGATGCACCTGTGTGTGGAAGATGCGGGGCCGGGTATCGACGAGCAGCAGCGCGAGCGTTTGCTGGAGCGCTTCTACAGCCAGGGCAACGCCAATGGCGCCGGGCTGGGGCTGGCAATCGTGCAGATGATCGTCAGCAAGATCGGCGGTCGCCTGGAGTTGCGCAATCGGCCTGAGGGCGGGCTGTGTGCATTGTTGTTGCTGGGACCGGCGCTTTAG